The genomic interval GCGCGGCATGCTGAAGGACCGCGTGGCCGCGCTCCGCGAGGCCAGCGTCTTCGAGCGCCAGAGCTATCGCCACGTGGTGGGCCTCCCCGCGCTGCTGGGCGTCCGTGATGGGGCCATCCGGACGGAGACGCCGTTCCTGGTCGTGCGGGTGATGCGCGACGGCACCATGGGCCTCTTCGCCACCGGACGCTACGTGGACGCGCTGGTCGAGGAGGCCGGCGCCCTCCGCTTCCGCGAGCGCGTGGTGGTGTGCGACAGTAGCCGCATCGACACCTTGCTCGCCATCCCCCTCTAGCGCCCATGACTCGACTCCCGATCCCCCGCGCCGCCGCCGCGGCCGCCGCGCTGGTGGTGGCCGCCCTCGGTCCCGCGCCCGCGCGCGCGCAGGACGCTGAGCGCCTGGCCATGGCCAATCTCCGGCTGAGCACCGAGCCCGGCATCAGCCGCGGCTGCACCCGGATCGGGTTTGTCAGCGACGACTCCCTGAAGGACCTCCGCCGCAAGATCGTGCGAACCGGCGGCGACACGGCCGTGCTGTCCTTCAGGCAGGATGATCTCTCGCGCATCCAGGCGGAGATCTACCGCTGTGCGGCGGCGGGATCCCCTGGGGGCCCATACGCGCCCCCGCCCCCACCGC from Candidatus Methylomirabilota bacterium carries:
- a CDS encoding aromatic-ring-hydroxylating dioxygenase subunit beta, producing the protein MLDRVSQLNAEYARAIDDDRLEDWPGFFTDPCLYSITSADNHRQGMPAGVIYADSRGMLKDRVAALREASVFERQSYRHVVGLPALLGVRDGAIRTETPFLVVRVMRDGTMGLFATGRYVDALVEEAGALRFRERVVVCDSSRIDTLLAIPL